A stretch of DNA from Dasypus novemcinctus isolate mDasNov1 chromosome 28, mDasNov1.1.hap2, whole genome shotgun sequence:
CTGTCATGGTTGGGTTCCAAGCCCTGCAAAGAAGATTCTTGGAGGGGATTTAGGAGACTCAAGCTAGATGGCATTTGTATTGGCATGTGAGTGGGGATCACAGATGAAAATGGTCGAggacttttttttacatttaaatatggGATATATTGGGATTATATTGGggataaaacacattttttaaagagcTGAGGGACTGACAAACACAAAATCCAGTATGGCAGCTCCTTTGGTGGGAAGGAGAAGGGCGTGGTGAGACGTGAGAGTAGTGGTGTTTGGTTCTCGCCTGGAGCTCCTTCTACTGTGTTTaagaaagcacacacacacagctgactcATGACGAAGGTGAGCTGTCCTGGTGAGGGAAGGATGGTCATTTCTGTGTCAACTGGGTAATGACAAGGAAAAAAACGTGCCTTGGCTCCTACCTCACAACACCTGCAAGGCCATTTTTAGCTATTTGCAGATCTGGAGGTAAAAGGTAAAGCAATAATGTTCTTAGAGGAAAACACAGGAGATTATCTTCACAACTTAGTGCAGGCAAATACTTTAAAGTGCACtagccataaaagaaaaattgacgAACTATATTAAAAATTGAGAAGCAGTTGtacccacagaatgggaaaaagCAACTTTGAAAGAGGGGAAGATTTTCATAATACCTGTATTCAGCAAGAGCCTTGTATCtagactatattttaaaatatcttctataaaaaataatgcaaagatACACAATTCAAGAAAATGATCAAAAGCCTTGAACAGCCAatttagaaaaaagaattatCCAAATGGCCAATCAACACTTGAAAATGTGCCCAACTTTATTTATCATTAGCAAAACCACAGTACCACCATATACCCCTCAGAGCGGTAGCGGAAAAACCTGTAAACACTAAGTGTTGGTGACACTGAGAAGCTGTAGGGGTTCTCTCACACCACGTGCAGGAGTATAAATCAGTACATACAATTGCTTTGCTAAACCCTTGACATGATCTGCTAAAGATGAATATATGCATAACCAAGGGCCCAGGAATTTCATTCCTAGGCATTTAACCAAAGGAAATACATGCACGGGTCCCACAAGAGGCATGTACTGGAATGTTCCAAAGAGCACATTTATTGCTCCAGGACAGaaaccacccaccaccaccaactAAACTGTGATACATTCATACAACAGCATATTCTTCATCAATGAGAATAAAATATCTAACTAAAAATAGGTATGTATCTATAACTACCATATAGTAAGTACAAGGAGTTGGACACAGAAGAGTACGTGTGTGCATACACACATGTACAAAACCGGTAACACTGAATCACACTGTCAGAAGTCAGGTCAGGGGCTGCCGCTTTGGGGTAAGGACGAGCAGGGAGAATGGGGGTGCTTCTGGAGTGGTGGTCACGCTAGGACTCTTGATTTGAACACTGGTCATATGGTATGTGGCCGTTTGTGAAAATTCTTTGAACTGTACACCTGTGATATGCATACTTTTCTGAGTATACATTGGACTATgagaaaagttttttaaaatgatggagCTGAACTCGAGAGTTAAGAATTATCAAATGATTACGATTACTGAACCATTACATAGATGCTTTTTTACTTTCTAGTCTATTGTAGAATAGCCAAAAGGAAATACCCTAAATTACCAAAGCTGACCTAGAACCGAGATGCCTTGGTCTTTGATAATGACTGTAAAACTATACAACCTTTATCTTGCGGATGTAACCACTGACTACAGTGTTTATATTTGCTACTATAAAGGTTATTTTAGCTTAGTCCCAgccttgtttgtacttgctgttgtAATGTAACAACTCTAGCTCCCCTcttttgaatccataaaaaccctTAATTTCCCTAAACGCTGGGGAGACGGATTTTAGGCAGAAAGGTCATTTGATGAGActctggtgtctcaggaattgggcATCTGGTGCGTCTTTGGCCCCTTCCACTCCCCTCTCCTGGGCAACGATGCCAGGGTCTTCAGATTCTGAAGTAAATGGTGTGGAGTGACTCTGAAAGGGAAAACACGGCCCGGTGATCCTAAGTAACCCAACAGAGGCAGGATCACGGAGCTTTCAGTTAATGTCTGAGTCATCCTAACAGAGAAGCATCCCAAAAAGCTGGGTGCTGGCTGAGACCAAAGGGaagcaaaggaaaaattaaagggagcagaagaaggaaattataaattataaatacaaagtAAGGCCTCATGACCAGTAACACAAACAGAGCCTAGAATTACAACtcctattttcttcctttcttttctgagtATATATTTATTAAGATTGAAGAACTTCTTTCTGGCCCCACCCCGTCTTTCTCTTACTATTTCATGTAGATGCACTGGGGACAGTTACCATCGCAACTGATTTCAAGAGTTTCAGGTTATCAAGATAAGCTTGTGACTGAGCTAGGGGAGAAATCCCAGAAATAAATGGGACTTTGGGGGTTTTTCTTTTGGAGAGAGTATGATTATAAACGAAAATTTCCCCCTTTAGCCACATTCCTATATGTAATtaattcagtgctgtcaattACACTCATAGTCATGTGCTCCCGTCACCAGTGGTGGAGGGTTTTTAATGCTATCTTTTACACTTATCACCGACagtaagaagaaaataagagCAGTCAAAATGCTGTTATTCATAGTAATCAGAAATTCAGAATTCACTTTAAATAGATCAGGCCCAGAACTAGAATCAAAAGGAGAGAAGGGAGGTGTTTTATCCCCACAGAGCCACGGGCAGGGCCAGCACAGCAACGAGTGCAGGGCAGCTGCTCTCGAGCACCCGCCGAGGGCGGGGCTGTGCTGAGGATGGGGGACAGCCGAGCGCGTGAGCACGACACGGGGCAACGGCCGACACGCCCGCAGGCTCTCAGTCCTGAGTGCTCCTCTGCTGGTCTGTTTTGCTTAGACGGTCCAGGTGGTACTCGCTGATCACTGGGACTTGAAGAACGGACTCCTCTGATCCCACAGGCCCTTCTCCCTTAGAACACTTAGTGGGCGCTCGCGCCGCGAAGCTGCGGCAGCCAGCTGCTCCGGCTTGGTGACACCAGCTTTGGCACCACCCTGGTTATCAGCCTGGAGCTCTGCAGGCTGGAGTCCAAAACCAGGCTCAGTCGCCGCAAGTCGAGGTGGCCCTGGGGGCTCTAAGGAGCGTCCCTTTCCTCGCCTTTTCCAGCTTCTCGAGGCCACAGCCTTGGCTCGTGGTCCCACGTCTGTCTGTTCTCACAGCCCCACCTCGTCCTTGTACATGGTCCTGCATCCCTCTGTCCCTCCATCTCCTGCCGCTGACTCTGAGCCTCCCCCTCCCTCTTACAGGGCCCACCCGAGTATCCAGGAGACGCCCCCATCTCGAGAGCCGTAACGTGATCGTCTGCAAAGTGCCTCGGCCACGTAAGGGGACGCACCTGCAGGTCCCGGAGCAGGCCGTGGGCATTCTTGGGGGCACGGGGCGGTGACATTCAGGTGGCTGCTCTACCCTGAGGCATGAAAGCAGCACTGTCCTAGCCCCAGACAGAACTACCGATGGCCTCTTCCAGAAACCAACTGGgcaggttttgatttgcattgtaGAGAAGCTGATACTCTTTTATTATTCCATTATGATGCAATATTAGTTTTGGCCCCAAAAGGTGAATAATGCAATTACATTGTTCTTATATGAAGTATACGTATATCTAGAGTGgataaaatttgatttttatgAATTTAACTCATGTTAAGTTTATGATGAAAGTCTGCCTAAAGGAAACCTTTGgtaatttctctttgttttctccttagagaagttgtggatttacagaaaaatcatgcatgaaatacaggactCACATATACTGCCCTACTATTAACGCCTTGTGTtggtgtgacacatttgttataactgatgaaaacaacctttttataactgtactattaattaaagtccatggtttaactcagAGTTCATTGCTTGTTGCTCAgttcaatggattttttttttttagattttattttttatttgtttctttccccttcctccccacccagttgtctgttctctgtgtccatttgctgcgtgttcttcttttgtctgcttctgttgtcagcggcatgggaatttgtatctctttttgttgtatcatcttgctgcgtcagctctatgtgcagtgccattcttgggcaggctgcatttttttttgcactgggcagctctccttacgtggcacactccttgtgcatggggctctccaatgcgggggacactcctgcgcggcatggcactccttgcgcgcatcagcactgcgcacgggccagctccacacgggtcaaggaggcccggggtttgaactgcggacctcccatgtggtaggcggatgccctaaccactgggccaagtccacttcccagttcgATGgatttataaagaatttttattccAGTACTATCTCTACAACCCAACACTCCCCCTTTTAACCTCCTTCCTGGATCTTCCCTGGAGGTCGGTCTTTCTTTGTGCTGCGTCGATCctttccttttgacctgcagaactctctagggctggtctagtggtgatggaCTCTCTCAGCTTTGTTTATCTGGGCATGtcctaatctctccctcatttttgaaagaaagtctcactggatataaaattcttggctggcagttgttttctttcagcattttaagtatttctacccactgccttctcgcctctgttttctgatgagatatcggcactcaatctaattgagactcccttgcagctttcagaactccttTCCCCTTGCGTTTGACATCGGTATGTGGTGGGTGTGCTTTTCATCATGGTAATCCTGTTTGCTCttctctgagcttcctggatGTGCACATTCCCATCTGCTGCTAAGtctgggaagttctctgtcattatctctttaagtactccttctgcccctttttctctttcttctccttctaggattccCATAATGTATAGTACATTGGAACATCTGATGGTGATTCAGgggtctcttaggctattttcactttttatacccttttttctttctgctcctgccTGGCTCATTTCAAAGGTTTTGtgtttgagttcactgattctttcttctgtcagcacCAACCTGCTCTTGAAACCGcctgtggctttttcatttccattattgtGGCCTTTAACTCCAGAAGTTCcgtttggttcttttaaaaatgttctttctatCCCTTTACTGGAATTTTCATATTGctcattctttgttttcctgatttcttttagttctttctctgtattttccttcttttccttaagtatcttttaaaatatctctGTGCAGTATGACCGCACTCCggtcttctttgttggtgttttctggattccATCCTCTTCCTTGGGCTGggccatttcctgtttctttgtcttgtaagcttctgttgcatactgtacattttaatattttgagatGCTATCTCTGAGATTTATTACCTGTGATGTCAGTTTCTTGGGTTTGTAACTAGCTGGGGATGTGACAGAGCTTTTCCTGGggtcagccctcctatcaggaaggccCACCCAAGGCGAACGCAGAGGGCAGGGCCCTCCCTGCACAAGGCCTCTGTCTTGTCCGGGCTTGTGCTTCTGGTTGCTTCAGAGTGACCCTGTTTATAGGAGCTTGAATGCCTTGTCTACTTCCCAGGAGACAGAACTTCTCCCTCTCCCAGGAGTTTCAAGGTCAGATTTAAAGCAGGTAAACTTTGCTCCAGGCTGCCCACCTCAAGTGTTTCTTATCCTTTTGGTGTCTCAACCCACTTTTGCCTGGAGAGGAATTTCCCAGCCTGAAGAAGGTAGGGACCCACACAGGAGAGCAGTCACCTCCAAACTGCCCTGgaaagggcaggagggagggccAGGAAAGGTGTCAGAGCCTCTTTGTGGCTCCCCAACGCTGTGCTTTCCTGACCTGCCACAGTGCTCAAGGCTCTGAGGAAGCTCAGTGTCTTCGAGTGTCCTCAGCTGCACTGGTCCAGGGTGGATGCAAACAGTGGCCACGCTCAGAGCCAGGCCTCCAGCAACCCAAAGTCGCTCGTCAAGGACGTGGTTAGCACCAGATGGCTTTACGGGTgacttctaccaagcatttcaagaggaattaataccaatcctgtttaaactcttccaaaaaactgaagagctgggaaaattacccaacacattttatgacgcCAACATCACccaacaccaaagccagataaagatatcacaagaagaGTAGCAGCAGCGCCGGGGTCCGTGCGGAGCTGTTCCTAGCGGCGTTGTTTCTTGAGCAGCGGCAGTTCTCACAACAGCGCCAGGACGAGTCCGGCTCGTGTTCGTCCGCGGAGATCTCTCTCATCTCGCTCGGCTGCGGGAAATCGGGCTGAAGCGACTGAGTCCGCgatggagagagaaaaggaacaaTTCCGTAAACTCTTTATTGGTGGCTTAAGTTTTGAAACAACAGAAGAAAGTTTGAGGAACTACTATGAGCAATGGGGAAAACTTACAGACTGTGTGGTGATGCGGGATCCTGCAAGTAAGAGATCAAGAGGATTTGGTTTTGTAACTTTTTCATCCATGGCTGAGGTTGATGCTGCAATGGCTGCTAGACCTCATTCAATTGATGGGAGAGTGGTTGAGCCGAAACGTGCTGTAGCAAGAGAGGAGTCTGGAAAACCAGGGGCTCATGTAACTGTGAAGAAGTTGTTTGTTGGTGGAATTAAAGAAGATACTGAGGAACATCACCTTAGAGATTACTTCGAGGAATATGGAAAAATTGATACCATTGAGATAATTACTGATAGGCaatctggaaagaaaagaggctttGGTTTTGTGACTTTTGATGACCATGATCCTGTTGATAAAATTGTATTGCAGAAATACCATACCATCAATGGTCATAATGCAGAAGTAAGAAAGGCTTTGTCTCGACAAGAAATGCAGGAAGTCCAAAGTTCTAGAAGCGGAAGAGGAGGcaattttggttttggagattCACGTGGTGGTGGTGGAAATTTTGGACCAGGACCAGGAAGTAACTTTAGAGGAGGATCAGATGGATATGGAAGTGGTCGTGGATTTGGAGATGGCTATAATGGGTATGGAGGAGGACCTGGAGGTGGCAATTTTGGAGGTAGCCCTGGttatggaggaggaagaggaggatatGGTGGTGGAGGACCTGGATATGGCAACCAGGGTGGGGGCTACGGAGGTGGTTATGACAACTATGGAGGAGGAAATTATGGAAGTGGAAGTTacaatgattttggaaattaTAATCAGCAACCTTCTAACTATGGTCCAATGAAGAGTGGAAACTTTGGTGGTAGCAGGAACATGGGGGGACCATATGGTGGAGGAAACTATGGTCCAGGAGGCAGTGGAGGAAGTGGGGGTTATGGAGGGAGGAGCCGATATTGAGCTTCTTCCTATTTGCCATGGGCTTCACTGTATAAATAGGAGAGGATGAGAGCCCAGAGGTAACAGAACAGCTTCAGGTTATCGAAATAACAATGTTAAGGAAACTCTTATCTCAGTCATGCATAATATGCAGTGATATGGCAGAAGACACCAGAGCAGATGCAGAGAGCCATTTTGTGAATGGATTGGATTATTTAATAACATTACCTTACTGTGGAGGAaggattgtaaaaaaaaaaaaaaaatgcctttgaGACAGTTTCTTAGCTTTTTAATTGTTGTTTCTTTCTAGTGGTCTTTGTAAGAGTGTAGAAGCATTCCTTCTTTGATAATGTTAAATTTGTAAGTTTCAGGTGACATGTGAaaccttttttaagatttttctcaaAGTTTTGAAAAGCTATTAGCCAGGATCATGGTGTAATAAGACATAacgttttcctttaaaaaaaaaaatttaagtgcgTGTGTAGAGTTAAGAAGCTGTTGTACATttatgatttaataaaataattctaaaggaaaaaaaaaaaaaaaaaaaaaaaaaaaaaaaaaaaaaaaaaaaaaaaaaaaaaaaagatatcacaagaaaagaaaattacagaccaatctctctaatgaacatagatgcaaaaaaattctcaacaaaatacctggaaaaaaaatccaacagcattttaaaaagagttatatattatatatatacccAAGCTGATTTAtaatatagattcaatgcaataccaatcaaaattccaacagcttacttaaacatcctaaaaaagaagagcgatgtgGGAGGACTCTTGCTGACCTTGAAACACATCACGAAGTTCAGTGGTCAGAAgagcacagagaaaagacatacTGATCAGTAGAACAGATTTGAGAgcacagaaatagaccctcacctctatggccagctggtttttgacaaacctatcaaggccatgttaacaggacaaacagtc
This window harbors:
- the LOC101410896 gene encoding heterogeneous nuclear ribonucleoproteins A2/B1 isoform X1, with product MEREKEQFRKLFIGGLSFETTEESLRNYYEQWGKLTDCVVMRDPASKRSRGFGFVTFSSMAEVDAAMAARPHSIDGRVVEPKRAVAREESGKPGAHVTVKKLFVGGIKEDTEEHHLRDYFEEYGKIDTIEIITDRQSGKKRGFGFVTFDDHDPVDKIVLQKYHTINGHNAEVRKALSRQEMQEVQSSRSGRGGNFGFGDSRGGGGNFGPGPGSNFRGGSDGYGSGRGFGDGYNGYGGGPGGGNFGGSPGYGGGRGGYGGGGPGYGNQGGGYGGGYDNYGGGNYGSGSYNDFGNYNQQPSNYGPMKSGNFGGSRNMGGPYGGGNYGPGGSGGSGGYGGRSRY
- the LOC101410896 gene encoding heterogeneous nuclear ribonucleoproteins A2/B1 isoform X2, which codes for MEREKEQFRKLFIGGLSFETTEESLRNYYEQWGKLTDCVVMRDPASKRSRGFGFVTFSSMAEVDAAMAARPHSIDGRVVEPKRAVAREESGKPGAHVTVKKLFVGGIKEDTEEHHLRDYFEEYGKIDTIEIITDRQSGKKRGFGFVTFDDHDPVDKIVLQKYHTINGHNAEVRKALSRQEMQEVQSSRSGRGGNFGFGDSRGGGGNFGPGPGSNFRGGSDGYGSGRGFGDGYNGYGGGPGGNYGSGSYNDFGNYNQQPSNYGPMKSGNFGGSRNMGGPYGGGNYGPGGSGGSGGYGGRSRY